Proteins encoded in a region of the Vitis riparia cultivar Riparia Gloire de Montpellier isolate 1030 chromosome 7, EGFV_Vit.rip_1.0, whole genome shotgun sequence genome:
- the LOC117917743 gene encoding uncharacterized protein LOC117917743 → MNATTRKVTQTTNEQGDLETRVDTVECRSSPGEVQETRRVDVVHQPHPGSATTGGVLVDAAAAVANTLQSAKDAVSQK, encoded by the exons ATGAATGCAACGACCAGGAAG GTAACTCAAACTACCAATGAACAAGGTGATCTGGAGACAAGGGTGGATACAGTTGAGTGCAGGTCATCCCCTGGAGAAGTTCAAGAAACAAGGCGTGTGGATGTGGTTCATCAGCCCCATCCCGGTTCCGCCACCACCGGCGGAGTCCTGGTtgatgctgctgctgctgttgcaAACACCCTTCAGTCTGCTAAGGATGCTGTTTCCCAAAAATAA
- the LOC117917669 gene encoding microtubule-associated protein RP/EB family member 1C — protein MATNIGMMDSAYFVGRSEILSWINSTLQLNLSKVEEACSGAVHCQLMDSVHPGIVPMHKVNFDAKNEYEMIQNYKVLQDVFNKLKITKHIEVSKLVKGRPLDNLEFMQWMKRYCDSVNGGLLNSYNPLERREASKGGKEASKKPSQPSTKSSTAAPKAQPSHNARKNDASSASTTNLSVKVSRPGSSGGPAYDEKITELKLSIDSLEKERDFYFAKLRDIEILCQCPEIEHLTVVGAIKRILYATDDNASVVAEAQAMVSSLHQEGAEPLSPISELPEEKPKPETQKRKIIMNHEVDVAAITTLSPRQRISDASDVHCSGSPLMTY, from the exons ATGGCGACCAACATCGGGATGATGGATTCAGCCTATTTCGTGGGTAGATCGGAGATTCTTTCATGGATCAACTCCACTCTCCAACTCAATCTTTCCAAAGTCGAAGAG GCTTGTTCCGGTGCGGTTCATTGTCAGCTCATGGATTCGGTTCATCCAGGTATCGTTCCCATGCACAAAGTTAATTTTGATGCCAAGAACGAGTACGAGATGATCCAAAATTACAAGGTTCTTCAAGACGTCTTCAACAAACTCAAGATCACCAAG CATATTGAGGTAAGcaagcttgtgaaaggaagacCTCTTGATAATCTGGAGTTCATGCAATGGATGAAGAGATACTGTGACTCGGTTAATGGAGGCCTTTTAAACAG CTACAATCCTCTGGAAAGGAGAGAGGCTTCCAAAGGAGGGAAGGAAGCAAGCAAGAAACCATCGCAaccttcaacaaagtcttcaaCAGCTGCCCCCAAAGCACAGCCTTCCCATAATGCTCGTAAGAATGATGCATCTTCTGCAAGCACCACCAATCTATCAGTTAAGGTGTCAAGACCAGGTTCTAGTGGGGGGCCTGCTTATGATGAAAAG ATCACAGAGTTGAAGCTGTCAATAGATAGCCTTGAGAAGGAGAGGGACTTCTACTTTGCAAAATTGAGGGATATTGAAATTTTGTGCCAGTGTCCAGAGATTGAACACTTAACT GTTGTTGGAGCAATTAAGAGGATCCTGTATGCTACAGATGATAATGCCTCAGTGGTGGCAGAAGCTCAAGCCATGGTGTCTTCCCTTCACCAGGAGGGAGCCGAACCACTGAGTCCCATTTCAGAGCTCCCAGAGGAGAAGCCAAAGCCAGAAactcaaaagagaaaaatcatcATGAATCATGAAGTTGATGTTGCTGCTATCACCACATTGTCTCCAAGGCAAAGGATATCTGATGCTTCTGATGTCCATTGCAGTGGGTCACCCCTCATGACTTACTGA
- the LOC117919245 gene encoding probable LRR receptor-like serine/threonine-protein kinase At4g37250, translating into MKSTSVGLHLWWRILSFVLLLVQSFGINRDGILLLSLKYSVLSDPLSALESWNHYDETPCSWKGVRCSSPGMLDTCSRVIALSLSNFQLLGSIPDDLGMIEHLRNLDLSNNAFNGSLPLSLFNASELQVMDLSNNLISGELPEVDGGLASLQLLNLSDNALAGRIPDYLSTLNNLTSVSLKNNYFSGGLPSGFASIEVLDLSSNLINGSLPPDFGGESLGYLNISYNRLSGSIPLEFAQNIPESAILDLSFNNLTGEIPEANVLYNQQTKSFSGNTGLCGKPLKAPCPIPSTLYNATEPTSPPAIAAMPKTIDSTPVTSPGTTNGSRKQDENGLRPATIVGIVLGDIVGVGILAVIFLYVYQWKKKKNVANAIKTEKNETNSAKDIWSSSSSSSETRGITAWSCLPKRGDEENSTETTGSDGEEEQTMQTGHSNQRQQEQQKQGGGGALVTVDGEKELELETLLKASAYILGATGSSIMYKAVLEDGTTLAVRRIGESGVERFRDFENQVKVIAKLVHPNLVHIRGFYWGVDEKLVIYDFVPNGSLASARYRKVGSSPCHMPWEVRLKVAKGAARGLTYLHDKKHVHGNLKPSNILLGIDMEPKIGDFGLERLVSGETSYKAGGSARNFGSKRSTASRDSFQDMPVGPSPSPSPSSLGVSPYHAPESLRSLKPNPKWDVFSFGVILLELLTGKVIVSDDLGLGLASEDKGRVLRMADAAIRADLEGKEDALLACFKLGFSCVSPAPQKRPSMKEAVQVLEKIPSSSSSSYYYAH; encoded by the exons ATGAAGTCAACAAGCGTTGGTCTCCATTTATGGTGGAGAattctttcttttgttcttcttttGGTTCAGTCTTTTGGGATTAACAGAGATGGAATTCTCTTGCTCTCTCTCAAGTACTCTGTTCTGAGTGATCCTCTTTCAGCACTGGAAAGCTGGAACCACTACGACGAAACACCATGTTCATGGAAAGGCGTCAGGTGTTCTTCCCCAGGAATGCTCGACACGTGCTCTCGTGTCATCGCTTTGTCTCTCTCAAACTTTCAGCTTCTGGGTTCGATTCCAGATGATCTGGGCATGATCGAACACCTTCGGAATCTTGATCTCTCCAACAATGCTTTCAATGGGTCCCTTCCTCTATCACTCTTCAACGCGTCTGAGCTTCAGGTAATGGATTTGTCCAACAATTTGATCTCCGGTGAGCTTCCGGAGGTTGACGGAGGGTTAGCAAGTCTTCAATTGCTTAACCTCTCGGACAATGCCTTGGCGGGAAGGATACCAGACTACCTGAGTACTCTGAATAATCTTACTTCTGTTTCGTTGAAGAACAACTACTTTTCTGGTGGTCTACCTAGTGGCTTCGCTTCTATTGAAGTTTTAGATCTGTCTTCCAATCTGATTAACGGATCATTGCCTCCAGATTTTGGAGGGGAAAGTCTTGGTTATTTGAACATCTCTTACAATAGGCTTTCCGGGTCAATCCCACTGGAGTTTGCCCAGAATATCCCAGAAAGTGCAATCCTTGATCTCTCATTCAACAATCTCACCGGAGAAATTCCAGAAGCCAATGTTCTCTATAATCAGCAAACGAAATCTTTTTCCGGAAATACTGGTCTATGCGGGAAACCGCTCAAGGCTCCGTGTCCTATTCCTTCAACGCTTTACAATGCCACAGAACCAACCTCTCCACCAGCCATTGCAGCAATGCCCAAGACAATAGACTCAACCCCAGTGACCTCGCCCGGAACGACAAATGGGTCTCGGAAGCAAGATGAAAACGGGCTCAGACCAGCGACAATTGTCGGAATCGTCCTGGGGGACATTGTGGGAGTGGGAATTCTGGCTGTGATCTTCTTATACGTCTAccaatggaagaaaaagaagaatgtGGCAAATGCAATAAAGACGGAGAAAAACGAAACTAACTCAGCCAAGGACATTTGGTCATCGTCTTCGTCTTCGTCGGAGACCAGAGGAATCACAGCATGGTCATGCCTGCCAAAAAGAGGAGACGAAGAAAACAGCACCGAAACCACAGGCTCCGATGGCGAAGAAGAACAGACCATGCAAACCGGTCATAGCAATCAACGGCAGCAAGAACAGCAGAAgcaaggaggaggaggagctcTAGTGACCGTGGACGGTGAGAAAGAGCTTGAGCTAGAGACTCTCCTCAAGGCTTCGGCCTACATACTGGGCGCCACGGGTTCAAGCATAATGTACAAGGCTGTGCTCGAAGATGGCACCACTCTCGCAGTCCGAAGAATTGGCGAAAGCGGCGTGGAGAGGTTCAGAGACTTCGAGAACCAGGTAAAAGTCATAGCCAAGCTGGTGCACCCCAACCTGGTTCACATCAGAGGCTTCTATTGGGGGGTCGATGAGAAGCTTGTCATCTACGATTTCGTCCCCAACGGCAGTCTCGCCAGTGCCCGTTACA GGAAAGTAGGCTCATCTCCTTGTCACATGCCATGGGAAGTCCGACTCAAAGTTGCCAAAGGTGCAGCCAGGGGCTTAACCTATCTCCACGACAAGAAGCATGTGCATGGAAATCTCAAGCCTAGCAACATCCTTCTGGGCATCGACATGGAGCCCAAAATCGGCGATTTCGGCCTGGAGAGGCTCGTCTCCGGCGAAACTAGCTACAAAGCTGGTGGATCCGCCCGGAATTTCGGGAGCAAGAGATCGACAGCCTCCCGCGACAGTTTCCAAGACATGCCAGTTGGGCCCAGCCCCAGCCCGAGTCCAAGCTCACTGGGCGTGTCCCCCTACCACGCCCCCGAGTCGCTCCGGAGCCTCAAGCCCAACCCGAAATGGGACGTGTTCTCATTTGGGGTCATACTGCTGGAGTTGCTCACTGGGAAGGTTATAGTCTCAGATGATTTGGGGCTTGGATTAGCGTCGGAGGACAAGGGCCGGGTTCTGAGAATGGCTGACGCGGCAATTCGAGCTGACCTGGAAGGCAAAGAGGATGCCCTGCTGGCCTGTTTCAAGTTAGGGTTCAGTTGCGTGTCGCCAGCCCCTCAAAAAAGACCATCCATGAAAGAAGCCGTCCAAGTTCTGGAGAAAATCCCgtcttcttcttcgtcttcctATTATTATGCCCACTAA
- the LOC117919327 gene encoding putative oxidoreductase TDA3, translated as MTVRSLSPSVAHPPSFGISRNSRISAVTLIRSSSSASSTMEGQQPKRVVVCGGGVIGVCTAYFLAKKGAAVTLIEKSSVACAASGKAGGFLAFDWCDGGAVSKLARASFNLHRSLAQELDGPRSYGYRPLDTISLSINEEQRHSAGSTPSSNPAIPSWVDRPCRNPRTIGTTATTAQVHPQLFTRTLLSAAVDKHGVEVVIGKMESVEVEGGRVVSVALQGGRVVGAEAVVLTLGPWSSRLPLLSSLFRVSGLKAHSIVLEPKEPDAITPHALFLSYYPSHGGEPMDPEVYPRPTGEVYICGMSADAEVPDDPESIVGDPESIRTLKRVAGNVSSHLVEGEARVKAEQACFLPCTDDGVPIIGEVPGVKGCYVATGHSCWGILNGPATGAAVAELVLDGCASIVDLTVFSPSRFVGGRRR; from the exons ATGACGGTGAGATCATTATCACCGTCAGTTGCACACCCTCCGTCGTTTGGAATATCGCGAAATTCTAGAATCTCCGCCGTTACATTGATTCGATCGTCATCATCAGCATCGTCGACCATGGAGGGACAGCAGCCAAAGCGAGTGGTGGTTTGCGGCGGCGGAGTTATTGGGGTTTGCACTGCTTACTTCCTAGCTAAAAAGGGCGCCGCCGTGACTCTTATCGAGAAATCCTCTGTGGCCTGTGCCGCCTCTGGCAAAGCCGGCGGCTTCCTCGCTTTCGACTGGTGCGACGGTGGGGCTGTCTCGAAACTCGCCAGGGCTAGCTTCAATCTCCATCGTTCACTCGCTCAGGAACTCGATGGCCCTAGATCCTACGGCTACAGACCTCTCGACACAATCAGCCTCTCCATCAACGAAGAACAGCGCCACTCCGCTGGTTCGACGCCCTCTAGCAACCCTGCCATTCCTTCTTGGGTGGATAGACCTTGCCGGAACCCTAGAACGATCGGAACTACGGCAACCACGGCCCAAGTGCATCCCCAGCTCTTTACCCGGACTCTGCTTTCGGCGGCGGTGGATAAGCATGGTGTGGAGGTGGTGATTGGGAAAATGGAGAGTGTGGAAGTGGAAGGAGGCCGAGTTGTGTCGGTGGCGCTACAAGGAGGCAGAGTGGTTGGGGCGGAGGCGGTGGTTTTGACTCTAGGCCCGTGGTCTTCAAGGTTGCCACTACTGTCATCCCTGTTCAGAGTGTCTGGTCTCAAGGCTCATAGCATTGTTTTGGAACCTAAGGAGCCTGATGCCATAACCCCTCATGCCCTCTTCCTTAGTTACTATCCCTCCCATGGAGGAGAACCCATGGACCCAGAAGTGTATCCTCGTCCTACAG GGGAGGTATACATTTGCGGAATGTCAGCGGATGCTGAGGTGCCTGATGACCCAGAATCGATAGTGGGAGACCCAGAATCGATAAGGACCCTAAAGAGGGTGGCCGGAAATGTGTCAAGCCATTTGGTGGAAGGAGAAGCGAGAGTGAAAGCAGAGCAAGCCTGCTTCTTGCCCTGTACTGATGATGGTGTACCCATAATAGGGGAGGTTCCTGGTGTTAAGGGCTGTTATGTGGCGACTGGCCACAGTTGCTGGGGGATTCTGAATGGTCCCGCCACTGGGGCTGCCGTGGCTGAGCTTGTGCTTGATGGTTGCGCTTCTATTGTTGATCTCACCGTGTTTAGTCCATCCAGATTTGTTGGTGGCAGGAGGAGATGA